A part of Arthrobacter dokdonellae genomic DNA contains:
- a CDS encoding universal stress protein, producing MEPQPDRGSRPEPAQQPDNAPTDQAQPTPRQACVLAGVFPGQPRAVVYEAATLAAALGHELVCAYVNPGRYVVSEASDGSVASASVDPDFDDTAEAVFPAELAADLNRQLAPQGHPWRPLLLAGEVAEALSHCADTLDAALIVVGTHGDVHATMRELFNHSVATRLARRQHRPVLVVPTHHGQHGSDSAWAGRP from the coding sequence ATGGAGCCGCAACCTGACCGGGGCTCGCGACCGGAACCGGCGCAGCAGCCGGATAATGCACCGACGGACCAGGCGCAGCCGACGCCCCGGCAGGCATGCGTGCTCGCCGGCGTTTTCCCCGGCCAGCCCCGTGCCGTGGTGTACGAGGCCGCCACGCTGGCCGCGGCACTGGGCCACGAACTGGTCTGCGCGTACGTCAACCCCGGCCGCTACGTGGTTTCCGAAGCGTCCGACGGCTCCGTGGCCAGCGCGTCTGTCGACCCGGATTTCGACGACACCGCCGAAGCGGTGTTCCCGGCGGAACTCGCCGCTGACCTGAACCGGCAGCTGGCGCCCCAAGGCCATCCCTGGCGGCCGCTGCTGCTGGCAGGCGAGGTGGCAGAGGCGCTGTCCCATTGCGCCGACACGCTGGACGCGGCGCTGATTGTGGTGGGCACACACGGCGATGTCCATGCCACCATGCGAGAACTCTTCAACCATTCCGTGGCCACCCGCCTGGCGCGCCGCCAGCACCGTCCCGTCCTGGTGGTCCCGACCCACCACGGCCAGCACGGCAGCGATTCAGCGTGGGCCGGCCGCCCGTGA
- a CDS encoding prephenate dehydrogenase, whose protein sequence is MNPTHLTGPVLILGSGLLGASIGLGLRAHGIDVVVSDPSPSAEAVAVDIGAGRAFNAAEVLSPELVVVAAPPDVTAAVVAGALQTYAAAVVVDIASVKVAVATELVGILGPDKGMLERYVGTHPMAGREKSGPVAALGELFNSMPWVLCPSEVSSKHAVKVAHSLAIDLNAVVFRFTPDEHDAAVALVSHLPQVMSSLVASRLQETPPHALSLAGNGLRDVTRIAASDPALWVQILGANAPKLLEIMQGVRADLDRLINTLRAPTAPGARLDLAQLMAEGNAGQTRIPGKHGGPAQQYTWLTVLVDDRPGQIARLLTEIGHIGVNVEDLRMDHSAGLQVGMVEISVLPSKRARLVEDLTERGWKVIL, encoded by the coding sequence ATGAATCCAACGCATTTGACGGGGCCTGTCCTGATCCTGGGCAGCGGGCTGCTCGGTGCCAGCATCGGGCTTGGCCTGCGCGCCCACGGCATCGACGTGGTCGTCTCCGACCCGTCGCCGTCGGCGGAGGCCGTCGCCGTGGACATCGGCGCCGGCCGCGCCTTTAACGCGGCCGAGGTCCTCAGTCCGGAGCTGGTGGTCGTGGCGGCGCCGCCCGACGTCACCGCGGCGGTGGTGGCGGGTGCCCTGCAAACGTACGCGGCCGCCGTCGTGGTTGACATTGCCAGCGTCAAGGTGGCCGTGGCCACGGAACTTGTTGGCATCCTGGGCCCGGACAAGGGCATGCTGGAGCGCTACGTGGGTACGCACCCCATGGCCGGGCGGGAGAAGTCCGGGCCGGTGGCCGCGCTCGGCGAGCTGTTTAACTCCATGCCCTGGGTGCTGTGCCCGTCGGAAGTCAGTTCGAAGCATGCCGTGAAGGTGGCGCACTCCCTGGCGATCGACCTCAACGCCGTCGTGTTCCGCTTCACCCCGGACGAGCACGACGCCGCCGTGGCCCTGGTCAGCCACCTGCCGCAGGTCATGAGCTCGCTCGTGGCCAGCCGGCTGCAGGAAACGCCGCCGCATGCGCTCTCGCTGGCCGGCAACGGCCTGCGCGACGTGACCCGGATCGCCGCGAGCGACCCCGCCCTGTGGGTGCAGATCCTCGGCGCCAATGCGCCCAAGCTGCTGGAGATCATGCAGGGCGTCCGGGCGGACCTGGACCGGCTGATCAACACGCTGCGCGCCCCGACCGCGCCGGGTGCGCGGCTGGACCTGGCCCAGCTGATGGCGGAGGGGAACGCCGGGCAGACCCGTATTCCCGGCAAGCACGGCGGGCCGGCGCAGCAGTACACCTGGCTCACGGTGCTGGTCGATGACAGGCCCGGTCAGATTGCCAGGCTGCTGACGGAGATTGGCCACATCGGCGTCAACGTGGAGGACCTGCGCATGGACCATTCGGCCGGGCTGCAGGTGGGCATGGTGGAGATTTCGGTGCTGCCGTCCAAGCGCGCACGCTTGGTGGAGGACCTGACGGAGCGTGGATGGAAGGTAATTCTGTGA
- a CDS encoding SRPBCC family protein — MHGTFRIKTVALDAPRHAAFRWVGDQDGAATTLVEFWIEGAASGVTLRVAESGFRSLGVNEDELRKHVEGNAEGWRIELDAARSWALES; from the coding sequence GTGCACGGCACCTTCCGCATCAAGACGGTGGCCCTCGATGCACCCCGGCATGCGGCATTCCGCTGGGTGGGCGACCAAGACGGCGCAGCCACCACTTTGGTCGAATTCTGGATCGAGGGCGCAGCCTCCGGCGTAACGCTTCGCGTGGCGGAGAGCGGCTTCCGCTCGCTGGGCGTCAACGAGGACGAGCTGCGGAAGCACGTCGAAGGGAATGCCGAGGGGTGGAGGATCGAGCTGGACGCGGCCCGCTCGTGGGCGCTGGAGTCATGA
- a CDS encoding pseudouridine synthase produces the protein MTPSPRSGSSSGQHQPRGGNPRSGAPKSGAPKSGGYKGAGAPKSGAPKSGGYKGAGASQPGAPKSGAPRSGGKFGGPKGGAASGASTFGARAAARTGSGNRKPSQTGARPFKNDQYGRNLGPVKNRPTEQNRRPERTTDDVDIHNAEGVRLQKVMAMAGVASRRLCEDMILEGRVQVDGVTVTQLGLRVDPETAEIAVDGMTIQTNESMIYMVFNKPKGVVSTMDDPEGRPCVSDFLKKRQTRERLFHVGRLDTNTEGLLLLTNDGELSNRLSHPKYGVEKTYLVQVRGPMAHGVGAQLKDGVELEDGWAKVDSFRLVDSTPGHVLAEVVLHSGKNRIVRRMFDAVGYPVERLVRVKFGPIALGDQRQGSIRILGRHEVGHLLAEVGM, from the coding sequence ATGACACCGTCGCCCCGTTCCGGGAGTTCGTCCGGGCAGCACCAGCCGCGAGGCGGCAATCCCCGCTCCGGCGCCCCCAAGTCCGGCGCGCCCAAGTCGGGCGGCTACAAGGGCGCAGGCGCCCCCAAGTCCGGCGCCCCGAAGTCGGGCGGCTACAAGGGCGCAGGCGCGTCCCAGCCCGGCGCGCCCAAGTCCGGAGCCCCCCGGTCCGGCGGCAAGTTTGGCGGCCCCAAGGGCGGCGCCGCCTCCGGCGCCAGCACGTTTGGCGCGCGCGCCGCGGCCCGCACCGGATCCGGAAACCGCAAGCCGTCGCAGACGGGCGCCCGCCCCTTTAAGAACGACCAGTACGGGCGCAACCTTGGCCCGGTCAAAAACCGTCCCACCGAACAGAACCGCCGCCCCGAGCGCACCACGGACGACGTCGACATCCACAATGCGGAAGGCGTCCGCCTGCAGAAGGTCATGGCCATGGCCGGGGTCGCCTCCCGCCGCCTGTGCGAGGACATGATCCTGGAAGGCCGCGTCCAGGTCGACGGCGTCACCGTCACCCAGCTGGGGCTGCGCGTGGACCCGGAAACGGCGGAAATCGCCGTGGACGGCATGACCATCCAGACCAATGAATCCATGATCTACATGGTGTTCAACAAGCCCAAGGGTGTGGTGTCCACCATGGACGACCCCGAGGGGCGCCCCTGCGTCTCCGACTTCCTGAAGAAGCGCCAGACGCGTGAGCGCCTGTTCCACGTGGGCCGCCTCGACACGAACACCGAGGGCCTGCTGCTCCTGACCAACGACGGCGAGCTTTCCAACCGCCTCAGCCACCCCAAATACGGGGTGGAGAAGACGTACCTGGTCCAGGTCCGCGGACCTATGGCGCACGGCGTCGGCGCCCAGCTGAAGGACGGCGTGGAACTCGAGGACGGCTGGGCGAAGGTTGACTCCTTCCGCCTGGTCGACTCCACCCCTGGCCACGTGCTGGCCGAGGTGGTGCTGCACTCCGGCAAGAACCGCATTGTCCGGCGCATGTTTGACGCGGTGGGCTACCCGGTGGAGCGCCTGGTCCGCGTCAAGTTCGGCCCGATTGCGCTGGGAGACCAGCGCCAGGGCAGCATCCGCATCCTGGGCCGCCACGAGGTGGGCCACCTGCTCGCAGAAGTGGGGATGTAG
- the scpB gene encoding SMC-Scp complex subunit ScpB, which yields MSTEDLRPGTAADGNPAGESGPAEAAAGPAEYTPGPGGARGALEAVLMVVDEPVAEEQLAAVVGLPTAQVRELLHELAREYDGYTRDGGTLPVRGFELRQLAGGWRVYSRAAYSGIVSQFVVDGQTARLTQAALETLAVIAYRQPVSRARVSAIRGVNVDSVVRTLAQRGLIEEVGTDPVSGAFLYRTTAYFLERLGIGSVDELPQIAQHLPGLENLHDFDEASL from the coding sequence ATGAGCACTGAAGACCTGCGGCCCGGGACCGCGGCGGACGGAAATCCGGCGGGGGAATCGGGCCCCGCCGAGGCGGCGGCCGGTCCCGCCGAGTACACACCCGGCCCCGGCGGTGCCCGCGGGGCACTCGAGGCAGTGCTGATGGTGGTGGACGAGCCCGTAGCGGAGGAACAGCTGGCCGCCGTGGTGGGCCTGCCCACGGCCCAGGTACGTGAGCTGCTGCACGAACTGGCGCGGGAGTATGACGGCTATACTAGGGATGGTGGCACCCTACCGGTGCGCGGCTTTGAACTGCGGCAACTTGCCGGGGGATGGCGTGTTTATTCACGGGCCGCATATTCCGGGATCGTGTCACAGTTTGTTGTGGACGGCCAAACGGCCCGGCTCACGCAGGCGGCCTTGGAGACCTTGGCGGTGATCGCTTACCGCCAGCCGGTCTCGCGGGCCCGCGTTTCCGCCATCCGTGGCGTGAACGTGGACTCGGTGGTGAGGACGCTGGCACAGCGTGGCTTGATTGAGGAAGTGGGCACCGATCCGGTGTCAGGGGCATTCCTGTACCGCACCACAGCGTACTTTTTGGAACGGTTGGGGATTGGGAGCGTGGACGAGTTGCCGCAAATCGCACAGCACCTGCCAGGGCTGGAAAACCTTCATGATTTTGATGAGGCCAGCCTCTAG
- a CDS encoding lysophospholipid acyltransferase family protein, with amino-acid sequence MSRQKGAAGGQLRSLAAAPPRWKTLWSRPVGRVLDHVVYRTAVAGRENIPAHGPVIFAANHLSFLDGPVMVGAASRHMHVMVAHEMFKGFLGWVLDTSGQIPVDRAGDRQALQFAKDVLERGGCVGILPEGTRGIGDAAHVNGGVAWLALNSGAAVVPVAILGTRVGREPRNTIPRPRRRLHVVFGEPLRIVRESGVSGRVSMDRATERIQHLLAGHIQSAVAATGQELPADDHLPSKHKGQQP; translated from the coding sequence ATGAGCCGCCAGAAAGGGGCAGCGGGCGGTCAGCTCCGGAGCCTGGCTGCGGCCCCTCCCCGCTGGAAGACGCTTTGGAGCCGTCCGGTGGGGCGGGTGCTGGACCACGTGGTCTACCGCACCGCCGTGGCCGGCCGTGAAAACATTCCCGCCCATGGACCGGTGATCTTTGCCGCCAACCACCTGAGCTTCCTGGACGGACCGGTCATGGTCGGCGCCGCCAGCCGGCACATGCACGTGATGGTCGCGCACGAGATGTTCAAGGGCTTCCTCGGCTGGGTCCTGGACACCTCGGGGCAGATCCCCGTGGACCGCGCCGGCGACCGCCAGGCCCTGCAGTTCGCCAAGGATGTGCTGGAGCGCGGCGGCTGTGTGGGCATCCTGCCCGAAGGCACCCGGGGGATCGGCGACGCCGCCCACGTGAACGGCGGGGTGGCCTGGCTGGCTCTCAACTCGGGCGCCGCCGTCGTGCCTGTCGCCATTTTGGGCACACGGGTGGGGCGGGAACCTCGCAACACCATTCCCAGGCCGCGCCGCCGTCTGCACGTGGTGTTTGGGGAGCCGCTGCGGATTGTCCGTGAGAGCGGGGTTTCCGGCCGTGTTTCAATGGACAGGGCGACCGAAAGAATCCAACACCTGCTGGCCGGACACATACAGTCCGCCGTAGCCGCCACCGGGCAGGAACTGCCTGCGGATGACCACCTACCTTCAAAGCACAAAGGACAGCAACCATGA
- a CDS encoding fluoride efflux transporter FluC gives MTGTAPRPFLRPQSLGFVALGGTFGAAAREGLVLGMPDAGPVPWPVFLVNLAGAFVLGFLYEELARPRWAGTRGAKLRLLLGTGFCGGFTTYSTLATGTAALAGWTSGAVSPGLGWAAAYALGTVVFGALATWCGILAGSRRFQPAAATTPTVIGSTGRDGTSTSSPGSADGGGTG, from the coding sequence GTGACAGGCACCGCACCACGACCATTCCTGCGTCCGCAGTCCCTGGGGTTCGTGGCCCTGGGCGGGACGTTTGGCGCGGCCGCCCGCGAGGGCCTGGTCCTGGGCATGCCCGACGCCGGCCCGGTCCCTTGGCCAGTGTTCCTCGTGAACCTCGCCGGCGCCTTCGTGCTGGGATTCCTCTATGAGGAGTTGGCCCGGCCGCGTTGGGCGGGCACGCGCGGCGCTAAGCTGCGGCTCCTGCTGGGCACCGGCTTTTGCGGCGGCTTCACCACCTACAGCACTCTTGCCACGGGAACCGCGGCCCTGGCCGGATGGACATCCGGTGCGGTCTCGCCTGGGTTGGGATGGGCTGCCGCCTATGCGCTGGGAACGGTTGTTTTCGGAGCCTTGGCAACCTGGTGCGGAATTCTGGCCGGTTCTAGGCGGTTCCAGCCGGCCGCGGCAACAACTCCCACCGTGATCGGCAGTACCGGCCGGGACGGCACCAGCACGAGCAGCCCCGGCAGCGCGGACGGCGGCGGCACAGGGTGA
- the crcB gene encoding fluoride efflux transporter CrcB produces MNAWVFAALAVAGGVGAVARFVVDGLIRSRFRTVFPWATFAINVTGSLALGALTALTAGSLLPASASFIAGAGFLGGYTTFSTASYETVRLLGEHRYAASLANALGTLLVCLGAAALGYWAASAWTG; encoded by the coding sequence GTGAACGCATGGGTTTTTGCGGCGCTGGCCGTGGCGGGGGGCGTGGGTGCAGTGGCCCGCTTTGTGGTCGACGGACTCATTCGCAGCCGGTTCAGGACAGTTTTTCCGTGGGCCACGTTCGCCATCAACGTCACGGGCTCGCTGGCGCTGGGCGCCCTGACCGCATTAACGGCCGGGTCACTGCTGCCCGCCAGCGCCAGCTTCATCGCCGGGGCGGGGTTTCTGGGCGGCTACACCACATTCAGCACTGCCAGTTATGAGACCGTGCGGTTGTTGGGCGAACATCGCTATGCGGCGTCGCTGGCCAATGCCTTGGGCACGCTGCTGGTGTGCCTCGGCGCAGCGGCCCTGGGCTACTGGGCCGCTTCCGCGTGGACCGGGTGA
- the cmk gene encoding (d)CMP kinase has translation MFVTFPEPVVPERIRLGKPLVVAVDGPSGSGKSSVSKAVARRLGLAFLDTGAMYRAVTWHCLNGRINLENAAAVEAAARTLKIEQSLTPDGEFVRVNGINVTDAIREPEISKAVSAVATNLGARRELVRRQQEAITRCNSRIVVEGRDITTVVAPHAEARLILTASEEARMRRRGLQLGSTQTRAQLHEQVVGRDAKDSTVVDFQRAADGVYTVDSSALDFEETVDAVINVVRLSVNEGPAA, from the coding sequence ATGTTTGTGACTTTTCCCGAACCGGTGGTCCCGGAGCGGATCCGCCTGGGCAAGCCCCTGGTGGTGGCCGTGGACGGACCCTCCGGCTCCGGCAAGTCGAGCGTCAGCAAGGCCGTGGCGCGCCGGCTGGGCCTGGCTTTCCTGGACACGGGGGCCATGTACCGGGCGGTCACCTGGCACTGCCTGAACGGGCGCATCAACCTCGAGAACGCCGCCGCCGTCGAGGCCGCCGCCCGCACCTTGAAGATTGAGCAGAGCCTGACCCCGGATGGCGAGTTCGTGCGGGTCAACGGCATCAATGTCACCGATGCCATTCGAGAACCGGAAATTTCCAAGGCCGTCAGCGCCGTGGCCACCAACCTCGGCGCACGCCGAGAACTGGTGCGCCGCCAACAGGAAGCCATCACCCGGTGCAACAGCCGCATCGTGGTGGAGGGTCGTGACATCACCACCGTCGTGGCGCCGCACGCCGAGGCCCGGCTGATTCTCACGGCCAGCGAGGAAGCGCGGATGCGCCGCCGCGGACTCCAGCTCGGCAGCACCCAGACCCGGGCCCAGCTGCACGAACAAGTGGTGGGCCGGGACGCGAAGGATTCCACCGTGGTGGACTTCCAGCGCGCCGCCGACGGCGTGTACACCGTGGACTCCTCCGCGCTGGACTTTGAGGAAACCGTGGACGCCGTGATCAACGTGGTGCGGCTCTCCGTGAACGAGGGCCCCGCTGCATGA
- the der gene encoding ribosome biogenesis GTPase Der, with amino-acid sequence MSDSTSATTPGEGELGHQDYVPTGEDHVAERLAEITDEDAEARAAGLLAGLANYDLEDEDAALLAGGFDDGTSEDALRQDPVLAIVGRPNVGKSTLVNRILGRREAVVEDTPGVTRDRVQYTAHWNGRNFTLVDTGGWERDARGIHLRVAEQAEVAVEMADAVLLVVDAMVGITASDEAIVRMLRRSKKPVILVGNKVDDMVQEAEAATLWGLGLGEPYPVSAVHGRGVADMLDKVMDVLPEFSAVAGVERTGGPRRIALIGRPNVGKSSLLNKLAGTDRVVVDNVAGTTRDPVDELIELGDRTWRFVDTAGIRRRQHMAQGADFYASLRTQTALEKAEVAVVLLAVDEILSEQDVRILQLAIESGRALVLAFNKWDLLDDERRKYLEREIDQDLAHVDWAPRVNISAKTGWHKDRLVPALDLALENWDRRIPTGRLNAFLGELVSEHPHPVRGGKQPRILFGTQASSRPPKFVLFTTGFLDPGYRRFITRRLRETFGFEGTPIEVSMRVREKRSRKK; translated from the coding sequence ATGAGCGACTCCACGTCTGCCACGACCCCCGGCGAGGGTGAGCTTGGCCACCAGGACTACGTGCCCACGGGTGAGGACCATGTTGCCGAGAGGCTGGCGGAAATCACCGACGAGGACGCCGAGGCCCGCGCCGCAGGGCTCCTGGCCGGGCTGGCGAACTATGACCTTGAGGACGAGGACGCGGCGCTGCTGGCCGGCGGGTTCGACGACGGCACCTCCGAGGATGCCCTGCGCCAGGACCCCGTCCTGGCCATCGTGGGACGCCCGAACGTGGGCAAGTCCACGCTCGTCAACCGCATCCTGGGCCGTCGCGAGGCCGTGGTGGAGGACACCCCCGGCGTGACGCGCGACCGCGTGCAGTACACGGCGCACTGGAACGGGCGCAATTTCACGCTCGTGGACACCGGAGGCTGGGAACGCGACGCCCGCGGCATCCACCTGCGCGTGGCCGAGCAGGCCGAAGTCGCCGTGGAAATGGCCGACGCCGTGCTGCTGGTGGTGGACGCGATGGTGGGCATCACCGCGTCCGACGAAGCCATTGTGCGCATGCTCCGCCGGTCCAAGAAGCCCGTCATCCTGGTCGGCAACAAGGTCGACGACATGGTCCAGGAAGCCGAGGCCGCCACGCTGTGGGGCTTGGGCCTGGGGGAGCCGTACCCGGTTTCCGCCGTCCACGGACGAGGCGTGGCGGACATGCTGGACAAGGTCATGGACGTGCTGCCCGAGTTCTCCGCCGTCGCCGGCGTGGAGCGCACCGGCGGCCCCCGGCGCATTGCGCTGATCGGACGGCCCAACGTCGGCAAGTCCTCGCTGCTGAACAAGCTGGCCGGCACCGACCGGGTCGTGGTCGACAACGTTGCCGGCACCACGCGCGACCCCGTCGATGAACTCATCGAGCTCGGGGACCGCACCTGGCGCTTTGTGGACACGGCCGGCATCCGCCGGCGCCAGCACATGGCCCAGGGCGCCGACTTCTACGCCTCCCTGCGCACGCAGACGGCACTGGAAAAGGCCGAGGTGGCCGTGGTGCTGCTGGCCGTCGACGAGATCCTCAGCGAGCAGGACGTGCGCATTCTGCAGCTCGCCATCGAGTCCGGCCGCGCCCTGGTGCTGGCCTTCAACAAGTGGGACCTGCTGGACGACGAACGCCGCAAGTACCTGGAACGCGAAATCGACCAGGATCTGGCGCACGTGGATTGGGCGCCGCGCGTGAACATCTCGGCCAAGACGGGCTGGCACAAGGACAGGCTGGTGCCGGCCCTGGACCTGGCCCTGGAAAACTGGGACCGCCGCATTCCCACCGGGCGCCTCAATGCCTTCCTGGGCGAGTTGGTCTCCGAACACCCGCATCCCGTCCGCGGCGGCAAGCAGCCGCGCATCCTCTTCGGCACCCAGGCCTCCAGCCGCCCGCCGAAGTTCGTGCTGTTCACCACCGGATTCCTGGACCCTGGATACCGCCGATTCATCACCCGCCGCCTGCGCGAGACGTTCGGCTTCGAAGGCACGCCCATTGAGGTCAGCATGCGGGTGCGGGAAAAGCGCAGCCGCAAGAAATAA
- the gcvH gene encoding glycine cleavage system protein GcvH, translating to MSNIPADLSYTAEHEWIGVPDADGVVRVGITDFAQDALGDVVYVQMPDAGTDVTADTVVGEVESTKSVSDIYAPLTGTVRARNEALDADPSLINSDPYGAGWLVEITLADASTHGSLLSAAEYQEKVG from the coding sequence ATGAGTAACATTCCCGCAGACCTGTCCTACACCGCCGAGCACGAATGGATCGGCGTGCCCGACGCCGACGGCGTGGTCCGGGTTGGCATTACCGACTTCGCCCAGGACGCGCTGGGCGATGTGGTCTACGTCCAGATGCCCGACGCCGGAACGGACGTTACCGCCGACACCGTGGTGGGCGAGGTGGAGTCCACCAAGAGCGTCAGCGACATCTATGCGCCGCTCACCGGTACCGTCAGGGCGCGGAATGAAGCGCTCGACGCCGACCCGTCCCTGATCAATTCGGATCCCTACGGCGCCGGATGGCTCGTGGAAATCACTTTGGCGGATGCCTCCACCCACGGATCGCTGCTCAGCGCCGCCGAGTACCAGGAAAAGGTAGGCTAG
- a CDS encoding FAD-dependent monooxygenase: MKGNAVVVGSGVGGLAAARALTQQGWSVAVYERSPALPRTGTALGMWPEALGALDEMGVGDKVRGAATRVSETGTAGLRTPGGRTLVSMRRDGGLCLVSRPTLLSILADGVDVHFGHKVEDQRGLAGVDLVVGADGTFSDTRLTVFGAQFTARPLGAVVWRGTVDGTVSSYGETWAPGAMFGITPAGPDSSNWYACLDAGGTFKPPHRQHLRDVFGSWRSGVTEVLERIEEESILHHELFEAPPLPSYASGNTVLVGDAAHSMAPFLGRGACEALVDGAALGRCLGNAATVADGLAAYDHQRRTKTQRMAAMSRRMGRLAMMRRGFVARNTAFGAAGSVLRLGASLRSH, translated from the coding sequence ATGAAGGGAAATGCAGTTGTCGTCGGCAGTGGAGTCGGAGGGCTGGCTGCGGCCCGGGCCCTGACACAGCAGGGCTGGAGCGTGGCCGTGTACGAGCGGTCCCCGGCGCTTCCGCGAACCGGCACGGCGCTGGGCATGTGGCCTGAGGCGCTGGGCGCACTTGATGAAATGGGCGTGGGAGACAAGGTACGCGGAGCCGCCACCCGCGTGTCGGAGACCGGGACCGCCGGCCTGCGCACGCCCGGCGGAAGGACCCTGGTCTCCATGAGAAGGGATGGGGGCCTGTGCCTGGTATCCCGGCCCACACTGCTTTCCATCCTGGCCGACGGCGTCGACGTCCACTTTGGCCATAAGGTCGAGGACCAGCGGGGCCTCGCCGGCGTCGACCTTGTGGTGGGTGCGGACGGCACATTCAGCGACACCCGGCTGACTGTTTTTGGCGCGCAGTTCACGGCACGTCCGCTCGGGGCCGTGGTGTGGCGCGGCACCGTGGACGGAACGGTTTCCAGCTACGGGGAAACGTGGGCGCCCGGAGCGATGTTCGGCATTACGCCCGCCGGTCCGGATTCCAGTAATTGGTACGCCTGCCTGGATGCCGGGGGGACGTTTAAACCTCCCCACCGCCAGCACTTGCGGGACGTATTCGGGTCCTGGCGCTCGGGGGTCACGGAAGTGCTGGAGCGGATCGAGGAAGAGTCCATCCTGCACCACGAATTGTTTGAGGCCCCGCCGCTTCCCTCCTACGCCAGCGGCAACACCGTCCTGGTCGGAGATGCCGCCCACTCCATGGCGCCGTTCCTGGGGAGGGGGGCCTGTGAAGCGCTCGTTGACGGAGCTGCGCTTGGGCGCTGCCTTGGGAACGCGGCCACCGTGGCGGACGGGCTGGCGGCGTACGACCACCAGCGGCGGACCAAGACGCAGCGCATGGCGGCCATGTCGCGCCGGATGGGCAGGCTGGCCATGATGCGGCGCGGCTTCGTGGCCCGGAACACGGCGTTCGGGGCCGCAGGCAGCGTGCTGCGTCTTGGTGCGTCCCTGAGGAGCCACTAA